The genome window AGAACAAACTAATTGATATGAACAGTGCAAGGTGCTGTTTTTGTTTGAAAAGTTTTTTGTTTGGCCGGGCTTCGGGGGCTGAGAATGCGCACATGAACCCGGAACCACTGGACTTTAAGTGCGTTTAGTATTAGCTAAACACCACAGAACAGACTGATGAGCGGTGACAGAGACGCGTGTGAAACGAAACTCCTGAAGAGGCGGATGACCCCATGACACAACCCATCGACGAGACCCGAGACGAGTTCATCGAGAAGATGGGACTACTGGTGCAAGCCGATGGCCTCCCGCGCACGGCGGGGCGGGTCATGGGGATGCTGGTGTGGCATGGCGAGCCGATTTCGTTCTGCGATCTTGCCATCGGGCTTCAGGTGAGCCGCGGCAGCATCAGCACCGCAACCCGCATCCTGATCGACCGCCGGATGGTTCGGCGCCTGGCCAAGCCCGGGGATCGGCAGGACTACTTCCAACTTGCAGAAAAGTCTTACGAGTCGATGGTGAAGGACCTGAGCCTTCAGTTCCATCGCCGCAGCGAAGACCTGTATTCGACGCTGGATTGCGTGCCCGAAAGCGAGCCGGAGATCCGGGAGCGGGTGCGCGCCTATTCGGTGATGCTGGAATCCGTCTCGCGCAAGATCGGTGAGCTGGCCGAAGAGATGGTGTGAGGCGGCGGCAGGCCGCGATCAGGCGACCAGCGCCTCGGCCTTCTTGAGGTCGACCGACACCAGCTGACTAACCCCTTGTTCCTGCATGGTAACGCCAAAGAGCCGGTCCATCCGGCTCATCGTCACCGCGTGGTGGGTGATAATCAGAAAGCGGGTGTCTGTGCGGCGTGTCATCTCGTCGAGCAGGTCGCAGAACCGGGTGACGTTGGCATCGTCGAGCGGGGCGTCGACCTCGTCGAGCACGCAGATCGGCGCGGGGTTGGCGAGGAAGACGGCGAAGATCAGCGCCAGCGCGGTGAGGGTCTGCTCGCCGCCCGAGAGCAGGGAGAGGGTCGAGAGCTTCTTGCCCGGAGGCATGCACATGATCTCGAGCCCCGCCTCGAGCGGGTCGTCGGATTCGACGAGTTCGAGCGAGGCCTCGCCGCCACCGAAGAGGTGCTTGAACAGCAGGGTGAAGTTGGAGTTGACCTGTTCGAAGGCGGTCAGAAGGCGTTCTCGGCCTTCCTTGTTGAGCCCGGCGATGCCGTTGCGCAGGGCGCGGATGGCTTCCTCGAGGTCGGCCTTTTCCTTGACCAGCTCGTCATGCTCGGTCTGCACCTCCTTGGCGTCTTCCTCGGCGCGCAGGTTTACCGCCCCGAGTGAATCGCGCTGGCGGCGCAGGCGGGAGAGGTCGTTTTCCAGCCGCTCGACATCGGGGATCTTGTCCGGGTCGGCCTCGAGGGTTTGCAGGAGGTCGGCGGGGGCGCATTCGAGCTCTTCGTGGATGCGCTCCTCGGCCAGCTTGCGGGCTTCCTGCGCGGCTTCCATCCGGGCCTGCGCGGCGGCGCGGCCTTCGCGGAGTTCGCCGGCGATCTTGGTGGCCTCGCGCTCCTCGGCCTGGGCCTCGCGCCATGCGGTTTCGCCCGCGGCCAGCTTGTCGGCGGCGCCCTTGCGGCGCTCCTCGGCCTTCTCGAGCGCGTCCAGAAGCTTGGTTTCACGGGCTTCGATGTCGTCGGGCGCGGCCTCGGCGGTGGCCAGTTCGGCCTCGGTGGTGGTCTTGCGTTCGTTGAGCTCGTTGGAGCGAGCCTCGGCGTTGGTCAGCCGCTCCCTCCAGTTGGACACCTCGCGGGCGATCTCCTGCAGGCGGCGCACCCGGGCCTCGCCCATGCGGCGGATCTCGTCCTGCACCGCTCGGCGGGAGAGCATATCTTGCCGGGCGTTCTCGACGAGGCTCTTGGCCGCCTCGACATTGCCGCGGGCCTCTTCGAGATCGCCGAGCTGGGCCAACGCGGCCTCGGCCTCCGCAAGGCGCTCGCGGGCGGCCTTTGCCTCGTCCTCGTGGCGCTTCACGGCCATGTCGGCGGCCTCGGCGCGGGTGGCGGCCATGGAGGCATCGCTCTCGGCGCGGGACAGGGCACGGGAGGCATCGGCGACGGCGGTATCGGCCTCGCGGCGGGCCTGGCGCGCGGTGCGGTCGGCCTCGGTCACGCGGGCCAGCTCTTCGGACAGCGTGGTGTGGGCCTGCCGGGCCCCGGCGGCGCGGGCCTCGGCCTCATTGAGATCGAGCTTCAGCTCTTCGAGCCGGTTGAGCTGCTCGAGCCGGAGGGCGGCGGCGGAGGGGGCATCTTCGGCGGCGGCGCGGAACCCGTCCCAGCGCCAGAGGTCGCCCTCGCGGGAGACGAGGCGCTGGCCCGGCTTCAGCTCGGCCTGCCGCGCGGCGCCCTCTTCGGGGCCGGAAACAAGCCCGACCTCGGCCATCCGGCGCTTCAGCACATCGGGGACATGCATGTAGTCGGCCAGCGGGTGCAGCCCGCCGGGCAGGCCCTGCGGCGCGGGATAATCGGGCAGGGCGGCCCAGCCGGAGGGCGCGTCGGCCTCGACGGCGGGGGCGCGGAGATCGTCGGCCAGGGCGGCGCCGAGGGCCTTCTCGTAGCCCTTGTCGACCGAGAGCATGTCGAGCACCTGCGCGCCCTCGGTGCCCTCGCGGTCGACCAGCCGGGCAAGGGCGTGCATCTCGGCGGAGAGGGTCTTGGTTTCGCCCTCTGCGGCGGAGGCCGCGGCGCGGGCTTCGGCCTCGCGCCCAGCACATTCGGCGCGGGCTTCGTCGGCGGATTCCAGTGCCTTCTCAGCCTCTTCGGCACGAAGGGTGGCCGCTTCGCTGGCGGCCTTCGCAACGCGCATCGCCTCTTCGGCCCCGGCCTTGCGGCCGCGCGCCTCTTCGGCCTGGGTGCGGGCCTTGGCGGCCTCGGCCTCGTTGCGATCGGCCCCGCTGCGGGCGTCGGATTGCATCCGCTGGGCCGACTGGTGGCGGGCGGCGAGGCGGGCGACATCCTCGGTCTGCTCGGCGAGCCGCTCCTCGATTTCGGAGAGGACGGAGGCAGCCTTGCGGGCGGCCTCGGTGGCCTCTTCCAGCTTTTCTTCCTGCCCGTCACCGGCCTTCTGCAGCTCGGCTTCTTCCCAGCCCAGCCGCTCGACGGTTTCGCCCGCGTCGCGGTTCAGCCCCTCTTCGCGCTCCATGTCGCGGGTGAGCTGGGCGAGGCGGCTCTTGAGCGTGTCGATGGTGGCTTCGGCGCGGGCGGCCTCTTCGCGCAGACCGCCGCGCTCGACCTGAAGCCGCTGGAGCACCGCCGCCGCGATTGCCTCTTCCTCGCGCAGGGCGGGCAGGGCGGCGTCGGTCTCGCTGCGGCGCTTCTCGGCGGCCAGCACGGCGCGTTCGGCGGCGGAGGCGGCGGCGACGGTGTCGCGGTGGGACTGTCCGGCGCTGGCCACGGCCTCGTCGGCCTCCATCCAGCGACGGTAGAGCAACAGCCCCTCGACCTGCCGCAGCTCGCTGCCGATCTCGCGGTAGCGGGCGGCCTGCCGGGCCTGGCGGGCCAGCTGGGAGAGCTGGGCGGCGAGCTGTTCGATTACGTCATCGACGCGGGCAAGGTTCTGCTCGGCGCCGTTCAGCTTGAGTTCGGCCTCGTGGCGACGCTGGTAAAGGCCTGAAATCCCTGCGGCTTCCTCCAAGATGCGCCGCCGTGACTTGGGCTTGGCGTTGATCAGCTCGGAGATCTGACCCTGCCGCACCAGCGCCGGGCTGTGTGAGCCGGTGGACGCATCGGCAAAAAGCATCTGCACATCGCGGGCGCGGACATCCTTGGTGTTGGCCTTGTAGGCAGAGCCGGCGTCGCGGGTGATGCGGCGGACGACTTCGAGCACGTCCTGGTCGTTGAAGCCGGCCGGGGCGAGGCGCTCGGAGTTGTCGATGTGGATCGACACCTCGGCAAAGTTGCGGGCCGGGCGCGAGGCGGCGCCGGCGAAGATCACATCTTCCATGCCGCCACCGCGCATGGCGGTTGGGCGGTTTTCGCCCATGACCCAGCGCAGGGCCTCCAGCAGGTTGGACTTGCCGCAGCCATTGGGCCCGACAACGCCCGTGAGCCCGTTGGCGATGACCAGATCGGTCGGGTCAACGAAACTCTTGAACCCGTTGAGTCTGAGCCGTGTGAACTGCACGCTGCCTGCTGCCCCTTTTTGGCGCCCCTGTCCGTCCCCGTGCCCCGGCGGGGCGATTCCCCGGGGCTGGCCCATGTTTGGGGGGGAGGGGGCGTCTGTCAATCAGCATGTGGCAGCGTTTTGGCGGTTATCCACAAGATATGGAGCGGTTGACGGCGGGTCGCCGCCGGGGAAGATCGCAGCATGAGCCTCAAGATCTCCCGCGGCGATCCCCGCCATCCCGATGCCACCGACCTGCTGAAGCAGAGCCAGGCGCTGATGCAGCGGCTGTTTCCGCCGGAGGACAACTTTTTCCTCGATATCGACGCACTTTGCGGCCGCGACATCCGGTTTTTCGTGGCCAAGGAGGACGGTCGCATCCTCGGGGTGGGCGCGCTGGCGCTGCGGAAGGGATATGGCGAGGTGAAGTCGATGTTCACCCGCGAATCCGCCCGCGGCCGGGGGATTGCGGCACTGCTTCTGGCCGAGATCGAGGCCGAGGCGCGCCGGGAGGGGTATGACCTGCTGCGGCTGGAGACGGGCAACAGCCTGGCGTCGGCGCATCGGATCTATGGCAAGGCCGGGTTCGTCCAGCGGGGGGCATTCGGCGATTATCCCGAAGCGCCCTCATCGCTGTTCATGGAAAAGCGCCTGGACTGAGGGCTAGAGCTTTTTCATCAGGGCGCGGCTGGCCTGCATCTGGCCAAAGGACCGGGCCAGCGCCTTGCGGGCCTTGGCCGAAGCGGCACGCGCGCGGGCGAGGTCGCGGTTGAGGGCGGCCTTGCGGGCATCTGTCCAGCGGAGCCAGACATTTGTGGCGCGGGCATGCGCCGGGCTGAAATGCGCCGGGTCGGAGGCATCGGCCATGGCCTTGTGGCGGGCCTCGTCGAGCGCCTCGACGGCGGTGGAGAGCCGGGCCTCTTCGGCCAGCCGCAGCTTCAGCTTGCTCTGGCCCGACATGAACCGCGCTTCCATCAGCCCCGCAAGCTGTTGCATCTGCTTCTTTTTCACGGTCATGAGCCGGACCTGTTGGTATAGCTCGCACGTGCCTTCTGGCGCATTGCCTCTGAAAAGCGAATGGCGGCGGCGACGGGCGCGTAGTGGTCAGGGCGGATCTCTTCGCCCAGCTCCACGGTGGCATGGAGCGCCCGCGCGGTGGGCGGGTCGCGGTGGATCGGAACCCCGGCCTCCTGCGCCCGCGCGCGAATGCGGGCCGCCAGCTCATCGACCCCCTTGGCGACGCAGACCGGCGCGCCGGGCGTCAGCCGGTCCCACTTGAGGGCGACGGCATAGTGCTGCGGGTTGACGATGACCACATCGGCCTTGGGCACCTCGCTCATCATCTGCGCCGAGGCGATCTCGATGGCCTTCTGGCGGCGGAACTGGCGGATGTGCGGGTCGCCCTCACTTTCCTTGTGCTCGTCCTTCAGTTCCTGGTGGCTCATCCGGTTCTTGCGCATGTGCTCGGCCTGTTGCCACAGGAAGTCGACCGTGGCGATTGCGGCCATGATGGCGGTGACGATCATCAGGAAATCGAGGCACAGCCGGCCGAGCAGCGCCCCGACCTGACCGGGCTCGAGGGCGGCGGCGGAGAGCATGTCGGGGAGGCGCCGGTTGAGGTACGCGAAGAGCACGAAGGAGATGATGGTGAGCTTGACGAAGCTCTTGAAGAACTCGAACAGCCCGTTGCGGCCAAACTTGTTCTTGGCGTTGGAGAGCGGCGAGATGCGGCTGAGTTTGAACTGAAGCTTTTCCGGCGCGAAGGTGATGGCCCGCTGCGCAACCAGCGATGCGATGCAGGCCAGCGCCGGGATGGCAAACCAGGGGGCCATGGTGCCGGCGATCTTGGTCATCAGCCCGCCCGAGAGTGTGGCAAAGCCCGGGCCGGTCAGGAGCGGGGCGAGCCGGTCGGCCTGGGCGAGAAGTTGGCTGCCGGTCGCGCCTAGCCCGGTGATGCTGGAGGCGCCGACGGTGAACGCAGCCAGCAGCAACGCGCCGTAGGCCGTGGCGGTGGTGATATCGGTCGAGCGGGGCACCTCGCCCTTCTTGCGGGCATCATCGAGGCGCTTCTGGGTTGGCTCGTGTTGCTTGTCGCTGTCGTCATCCTGCCCCGCCATGTGCTACCCGCCGAAGGGTGTGGCCATGTAGCGCTGAAGCGCGGTGAGCCAGAGGGAGAGCAGATAGGGCGTGGACAGGAACAGCAGGATCAAGCCGCCCGCTGTGATGGCGGGCGCGCCGACGAATGCCACCATGAGCTGCGGCATGGCGCGGTTGATGACGCCGAGCGCGATGTTGTAGATCAGCGCCGCGATGATGAAGGGCGATGCCAGCGAAAAGGCCATGCCGAAGGCCGCAGATACCCGTGACACTCCCCACTCCATCGCGTCGCCGGCACCCAGCACGGCGCCGACCGGCAGCACCTTATAGCTTTCCACGAAGCCCATGGCGACCTGCACATGGAGCCCCGACGTGGCGGCCAGCGCCAGCCCGGCGACCACGAAGAGGTGGCCGATGGCGGGCTGCGGGTCGACATTTGGCGACGCGCCGAAGATCTGTGCCAGTGAGGTGGATTGCGCCGCCATCGAGCCCGCGACCTGCAGGGCGAAGATGAAGAGGCGAAGGCCGAAGCCGAAGGTCAGGCCGATGACGATTTCGCTCAAGAGGGTCAACGACAGGGCGATCCCTGCCAATGATGTTGCCTGCGGCACCGGGACCAGCGGCGCGACGATGGCGGTGAAGGCCAGCGCCGCGCCAAGGCGGATGCGGGCCGGCACGCCCTGCTCACCGAAGGCCGGGATCAGCGCCATGGCCGCCCCGACCCGCAGGAAGACGGTGAAGCCGGTGAGCAGCGCGGCCTGCGAGAAGCCGAGCAGCTGGGCCAGCGCTTCGATCATGCCGCGATCACGCCAAGCAGGGCAGGGCGGGCGTCCATTCCGATTTCTTCGAAGGAGAGAACCGGCGTTGCGATGCCCTTGGCGGTCAGCACTGTTTTCAGGAACCGGCGGCGGCGCGAGGTTGTGACCAGCGCGGGCGACACCCCGTCTTCCGCGACCCGCGCCAGCTTCTCGGAAACCCCGGTGGCCAACTTGGAAAACGCCTCCGGCGGCAAGGCGATATCCTCGGTGCCGTTGCCACCGTCGACCTGATGCGCAAGGAACTGCTCTTCCCATTCTGGCGCGAGTTGCAGCAGCGGGAGGGTGCCATCATCGCGGCGCAGCTCCGAGACCAGCTGGAACCCGAGCCTCTGGCGCACATGCTCGCAGATGGTCTCGGGGGCGGAATATGTGCCGCGCGCCTCGGAGATCGACTCGAGAATGAGCGGCAGGTTGCGGATTGAAACCTGCTCGTCGAGCAGTAGCCGCAACACCGCGAGCAACAGCTCGATGGGCACCTTGTCGGGCACCAGCTCGTCAATCAGGCGCTTGTTGGCTTCGGCCCGCACCGGATCGGACAGGTTGGCGAGCTCTTCGAGCAGGCGTCGCAGGGCCTTCATGGTCAGGAGGCGGGCAAAGTTGCGCTTGAGCACCTCCAGCAGGTGGGTCGCCAGCACCTCCGCCGGGGTGACGACGGTTGACCCCTGCAAGGCGGCGTCTTCGCGATCGTTCTCCGAGATCCAGCGGGCGGGCGCGCCGTAGACCGGCTCGTGGCAGTCCTCGCCGGGTGGTAGCAGCTCGGGCAGGTCGCCGGCCAGAGCAAGGACCCGCTCGGGATGGAGGAGATTGGTGGCCTGGGTCACGCCGTGGATGCGGATGGCGTAGGTTTCGGACCGCAGCGCGGCATTGTCCGTCAGCCGGATCTCGGGGAGAATCAGGCCGAAGGAGGCGGCGACATGGGCGCGCATGTTCTCGATTCTTGCGTCGAGGCCAGTCGCCGGATCGAGCACCATGGACACGAGGTCCGGCGCAAACTCCACGTGAATATCGTCGAGATCCAGCATGTCGCCCATGGATTTGCGTTGGGTCTTGGGTTCTTCGGGCGGCGGCAGGGCGGCGGCCAGGGCCTCGGCCTCGAGGGCGACATGACGGCGCCAGGCAAAGAGGCCCAAGGTCGCCGCTCCGGCAAAGAAGGGCAGCATCGGCAGGCCGGGCACGAGACCGAAGAGCGCCATGAGCACGGCGACGGTGGCGATGGCCGCGGGGTGCTTGCCGAGCTGGCCGACAAGGGCCAGGTCGGTCGCGCCCCGCTCGCCGCCGCGGGCCAGCAGAAGCGCCGAGGCGATGGAGATGATGACCGCGGGGATCTGGGTGACGAGCCCGTCGCCGACCGTCAGGATCGCATAGGTGTGGAAGGCGTCGGCGATGGGCAGGCCGTGCACGGCCGTTCCCATCACCAGCCCCATCACGAGGTTCAGCAAGGTGATGAGCAGCCCCGCCATCGCATCGCCTTTGACAAACTTCGACGCTCCGTCGAGAGAGCCGAAAAAGGTGGTTTCCGCCTGTTCGCGCTCGCGCCGGGACTTGGCCTCTTCGTGGTCGATCGCACCTGCCGACATGTCGGAGTCGATGGCGAGTTGCTTGCCCGGCATCCCGTCGAGCGCGAAGCGGGCGCCCACCTCTGCCATGCGGGCGGCCCCCTTTGTGATGACCATGAAGTTCACGATCATCAGCACTCCGAAGACCACGAGCCCGAGGAAGACCGAGCCGCCCATCACGAACATCGCAAAGCCTTCGATCACAGAGCCGGCGGCCCGCGTGCCCGTGTGACCCTCGCCGATGATGAGCTTGGTGGAGCTGACGTTGAGCGACAGCCGCAACATCAGGGAGGCCAGCAGGATTGTCGGGAAAGACGAAAAATCCAGCGGGCGTTCGATGAAGAGGGTGACGGTGAAGATCAGGATTGCGAGGGCAAAGCTTCCTGCGAGGCCAACGTCGAGCACCCAGGACGGCATTGGCAGAATCATCATGGTGATGACCCCCATCAAGGCGAGGGCCAGCAGGATCGTCGGTCGGAACAGATCGGCCTTGCCGAGGGTCACGTTCAGAGGCCTTCAGCCGGCGGGAAGAGGCTGGCCCCCTGCGCCGCCGGGCTGGTGGGCACAAGCGAGCCGAGCACGGGCGCGGCGCCGGCGTCCTTGAGTAACGGATAGGTGTTGAGGCGGGGTTCTTGCGTTTCGATCCCGTTGCCCGGCCTGTGGGCCACCGTTGCGAAATCGTCCGAACGGAGCGTGCTGCGATTGCGGTTGAAGCGGGTAAGCCAACGCTCGGACTCCTCCGGAGGCAGGCCTTGAAGGGCTGCCGCAGCGTTGCCCCAACCGCCGGTTTGAGCCTGGAGGCTTGTGAGAAGGGAAGCGGCGAACTCGGCGTTGACACGCGGGGTCAGCATATCTTCGAGCGAGGCGAACTGAGGCCCGTATTTGGCGTAATCGACCTGAAAGCATCCGAGGCCGAGTGCCGGGTGTCCCGACTTGATCTGCTGGTAGGCGTAGGCGCGGGCATCGTCGGCGGTTTCGAACCAGACTCTTTGGCCCTCCGCACCGACCGTCCATGGCCAGGGAACCAGCCCGTCGTCACTCTTGCGGCCGCTGACCGTGAGCATGATGGCCCGCAAGACCGAGAGCGGAACACCGGATTTTTCGGAGGCTTCCCTGGCAGCGGCTTCGCAAAGTTCGGGCCTCGAGGGCTGGGCGAGCGCGGGCAGCGACATGAGGGCGAGGGCAAGGACCGCGAGCAGAGCATAGATGCGGCGAGCGCGACGGCGGGAGAACGTAGGAACACGTGGCGTCGTTGACAGCCCGCGCGGTGCAACGCTGGGGCCGCCTTCTGGCGGGCAAGGGGAGGTCATGAGGGATCACAGTTCTGGCTAATCGATGATACGCCCAGCCTAGGCGATCAGAGTTACCATAAGGTTTCTGCCCTCAGGCTCCGGGCTGAATTTCGGGATCATTTTGCGACGGGGAGAGGGCCCGGGTGGCGGAGGATTTTTCCTGCAGAAGCGTCTCGATCGCACTCCGGCGCTGGCGAATTTTCTGCAGCAGCTCCTCCGTACCTGCCAGGCTCGGTTCGGCGGGTGCGACCGGCGCGTTCTCGGCCTGTACGGCCTCGGAGAATCCCGCTTCGGTTTCCGTGCCTGATTCGCGAATTGCTTCGGTATCGCCGCTGGCCCAGGCTGCGCGCCGTGCCGCGTCTTCGTCGCCCGCGACACGACTCATCGTATGGGCGCGGTCATGCTCGCCAAGCCTTGCCAGAAGCTCACCGCGAAGGGCGTCGCTCTCGGGCCCCTGCAAGCCGGCGAGTGAGGCCAGTGCCCGTTCGTATCGGCCGAGCGCCATGAGTGCACGCACGCGCATCAGGCGATAGGCATCCTCGGGAGGGAGCCCGTCGGATCGTTGAAGTGCCTGCTCGGGAAAGCCGAGTGACAGCAGGCGCGAGGCGAGAGCAAATGCGGTTTCTTCGCTGACCTGTGTGTGAAGATCGTTGTATGCGGGGTCGAAGAGGGTTCGAAGGAAGACCTCGTCGGAGGCGTTCTTCGCGAGGATCAGGGAGACGGTATCGCGGGCTTCGTTGATAGAACCTGGGTTGGCACCCGGGCTGTGGGCGTTGGCCGCAGTGAGCCGTTCGAAAGCTTTATCGAAGTCCCCGTCGCGGGCGTAGGCGGGGGCGATCGCGACCATGAGGGTGTAGGCAAGCGGCCTGTCCCGATGCTCGAAGATGATCGATTCGACCAGGTCAATCCGGTCAGGAGCCAGCGGGCGGCCCTGCTCATTGGCCAGACGGACAAGCTCGACGAGCGCTTCGGGCACCTCGGCCTGATTGGATTCCAGCACGCCTTCAAGGAGGTCTTCGGCGGCACCATTGCTGGCCTGTGATCTGAAGCCCTCTCCTCCGGCCGCATGATCGCCCTCTTCTGCCAAGGCGGCCTGAAGCATCTGGTAGCCGGAGCCATGGTCGCCATCTGCCCGCGAGAGCGTGTCCCGCAGGCTAGCCGCCAGCTCCACGTGGTTTCGGGCGAGCAGGCTCTGTGCGACTCTCGGCACAACCAGCCGTCGCAGATGCAGCGGCAAATCTGAGGCCGTGGCAGCGATATCGCGCGAGGTGGCGTCGCTCAGTGTGGCTGGCACAGGCCCGGTCAGCATGGCCCAAAAGCTGGCCTGTCCGGGACAGCCGACGTGGCCGACGAGGGCCGGACCGGCCTTGCCCGGTATGTCGTCGAGCCCGGCTGCAAGCGCACGGTATAGGGGGGCATCGGGGTCGTCCGGCATGAAATCATCAACCACCTGACGTGCTTCGGCGCCGAAGCCGAGGTAGAGATAAGACCGCGCCAATGCGGCGGCGGCCTGGGAATTGGGGGTGTCAAACTCGCGCAGCAAGGCCTGCCGGGCGGTGCCGATCATTTCATGTGGCTCTGCTTCGGGCTCGGAGATCAGAAAATCGAAGTGGCGTGGGTCGAGGCAGGCTGTCGCCGTTTCGGCGAGCCTCTCAGCCGGATTGGGCGCGGCGCGGTCGACGCCGGTAATTGCCCCCACGTTCTCGCCGGGATGATTGCTCGGGGGCATGTCGGCACCGGGTTGTGCCACCTCGCCGTCGAGCCCGCCGTAGTCGGGATTGGGCTTCACCATGCCCTGCGAGCCGGCCCGGGCGAGCTGCTTGAGGAGCTCGGCCTCGATTTCTGCGATACGCTGCCGCTCCCTCGCCTCGGCGAAAGGATCGGTGGCGCCGGGGTCTTCACGCGCGGGCGCAGTTGGCTCTTCCTGCTTTGGCGGCTGGTCCGCCATGTTGGGAAGCGCGACATGGCGGTCGTACCGGCGGCGCAGTTTGCCCGAGAACATTGGCGGCAGCACACCATCTGCAACCGCTACGGGGGCGGGAGCGCCGATCGGCTCGGCGCTTGGACTGGCCGTTTCGGTTGGTGGCACCTGCGCGGTCATCAACCGGTTGTTGGCCTCCTGTGCGGGCGGCGCGGCGCCATCCACGATATCCACGGCGACCACCTGTGTGCCGGTTTGGACCGGACGGATGTGACAGGCGCAACCAGATGTGATGATCAGCCTCCCGGCCTCCTGCGTGTACGCAAGATTCTGGATGCGATCCCGCCGGATACGGCGAAACGCGATGGACATGTCGAGTGCGATATCTCGGCGGGCAAGCTCCAGAACATAGCCGCCTTCGGTTCGCCCGACCTTCCAATCGGTTCCCTGTTGCAGCCCAAGCGCGATTCGGGTGAATCCGCTGTGCTCGCCAGTCGTCAGCAAGACAGTTTCAGCCTGCGAGGACGTGCTCGCAAGCAACACGGCGGCAAATAGCACCGCCCGGAGGCTGACGCGAAAGATCACGCTGCTTCTGCTTTTAGGTCTTTGAGTGCTTCTTCGAGTTCGGAGAAGCTGGGGCGGCTGTGGCCGGGCGTGTTTTGTCTGCCAACCTCGATGCAGATGTTGGTTGCATGCTGATGCAAGTTGGCGACGAGCACCTCGCGGATCAACTGGTAGAAGTGGCCATCCTCCTCGATCACGGCCTTCATCTTGGAAGAGAACGGCCCGACGATCCCGTAGGCGAGGAACACGCCGAGAAAGGTGCCCACGAGAGCGCCCCCGATCATCTTGCCGAGGATTTCCGGCGGTTGGTCGATGGAACCCATGGTCTTGATCACGCCGAGCACGGCGGCGACGATCCCGAGCGCCGGAAGCCCGTCTGCCATGGATTGCATGGCGTGCGGAGAGTGCAGCGCGTGGTGCATGTTGGCGGACATGCGTTTTTCCAGCACCTCCTCCAC of Oceanicola sp. 502str15 contains these proteins:
- a CDS encoding lipopolysaccharide assembly protein LapB, with the protein product MIFRVSLRAVLFAAVLLASTSSQAETVLLTTGEHSGFTRIALGLQQGTDWKVGRTEGGYVLELARRDIALDMSIAFRRIRRDRIQNLAYTQEAGRLIITSGCACHIRPVQTGTQVVAVDIVDGAAPPAQEANNRLMTAQVPPTETASPSAEPIGAPAPVAVADGVLPPMFSGKLRRRYDRHVALPNMADQPPKQEEPTAPAREDPGATDPFAEARERQRIAEIEAELLKQLARAGSQGMVKPNPDYGGLDGEVAQPGADMPPSNHPGENVGAITGVDRAAPNPAERLAETATACLDPRHFDFLISEPEAEPHEMIGTARQALLREFDTPNSQAAAALARSYLYLGFGAEARQVVDDFMPDDPDAPLYRALAAGLDDIPGKAGPALVGHVGCPGQASFWAMLTGPVPATLSDATSRDIAATASDLPLHLRRLVVPRVAQSLLARNHVELAASLRDTLSRADGDHGSGYQMLQAALAEEGDHAAGGEGFRSQASNGAAEDLLEGVLESNQAEVPEALVELVRLANEQGRPLAPDRIDLVESIIFEHRDRPLAYTLMVAIAPAYARDGDFDKAFERLTAANAHSPGANPGSINEARDTVSLILAKNASDEVFLRTLFDPAYNDLHTQVSEETAFALASRLLSLGFPEQALQRSDGLPPEDAYRLMRVRALMALGRYERALASLAGLQGPESDALRGELLARLGEHDRAHTMSRVAGDEDAARRAAWASGDTEAIRESGTETEAGFSEAVQAENAPVAPAEPSLAGTEELLQKIRQRRSAIETLLQEKSSATRALSPSQNDPEIQPGA
- the motA gene encoding flagellar motor stator protein MotA, with protein sequence MIGIVGIAIIFVMVFGGYLAAGGKMGIILKSLPFEMTMIGGAAVGAFVISNDMAAIKHTLKDIKKVFKGPHWGHHDYKELLCLLFELIRLARQNPVGLEEHIENPAESSIISRYPKILADKEAIELICDTLRSASMNYDDPNQVEEVLEKRMSANMHHALHSPHAMQSMADGLPALGIVAAVLGVIKTMGSIDQPPEILGKMIGGALVGTFLGVFLAYGIVGPFSSKMKAVIEEDGHFYQLIREVLVANLHQHATNICIEVGRQNTPGHSRPSFSELEEALKDLKAEAA